Below is a genomic region from Macrobrachium rosenbergii isolate ZJJX-2024 chromosome 33, ASM4041242v1, whole genome shotgun sequence.
attattgttttttaataactACATTGTTTCGGCATTAGTACTGTACCAGGTTTTGGTTACAACCAGCAAACCAGcttgaatttatttgtaaaaggAATTACATTTCTTCCAGGTCaagatgaagtatttttttcagCGGGAAGGCATCAGAGGATTACCATTTATATATTCCTGGGTTCTAAGTATGTTAGTACTTGTGCTTAGTTATTTTGTTTGGGTTCACTTTGGTTAACAACAGGGTTGATGActgttgaaattttatttgtactttgAAGCAAAAGACTGTATCCATGTTCTCGCCTTTCTGCTTGTGGTCTTTTCTGGGCTTAATTCCTCTAGCTCATTGAAAATGCTGAAGTTAGGTATGCAAAGCTAAATTACAGTCTAGAAATGAGTTGAAAGTTTTAGTATGCGTGTTGGATATCAGAGCACTTTTGCTAACATCTATTGCAGTGCGTGCTTTAATCACTATTAGTTCCCTATGTCTAGAGCAAACCTTAGGTTTGGTTGGTGATTAGATGAGTGACAGCCAATAGAAGGCGGATGTTTTTGACTCGCACGCTTCCCAGGCCAAATGTCGAGTCGTTGACATGGTGGTAGTTATCTCATTCCAAAGATCAGTACTTAAAAACATGCAACAGGTCTGGGATATCTGGCATTAGTGGAAATGGGTTCCAGTGGAGCCTGTGAAGCCAAGCATATGAACTTTGTCCAGAGGAACTAGTGTtttagaggtgccaaagtctgtAGTTCTGTTTTCATAGTCTGTGATACTATGGAAGAGTCGTCAAGATCTATAGTTATGGGGTGCGACCCTTTGTGTGTTGTAGGGTCTGTTTAGAAGTGTTCAGGGGCTTCAGTAAATCAGTGGTTGCTGACTTTGTACAGCCTTTACTGTAGTTGGTAACAAGCAGGTTACAGCATACTGAGATAGATATAAACAAGGAGGCTATTGGCTCCTCAACAGAAGCTTTGGGGCCTGGCTGTAAAGTAagactacagtatactgtactgtacatctgTTATCAGCCTGCATAGATCGTAATCTAAACTAACCTTCAATTTACACTTGACATTTAGTTTgagtgatttatttaaaaatgtatcacatctaaaatggtagcacagccaaaatgatgataaaaatgcagGCGATGAGTACTGAAGGCAGTGATTCACAGCCTTTCGATccaaaagagaataaagagacTACCCACTCTCATAATATGGATTGGTTTAGATCACAATGGTGAACTGCTGCTCTAAAATAGTCAGTGTCAAAAAAGTCTATGCGATGTGAAGTAACCCACATTGTAATACATTTTAGTCTGTTCTCTGGtccataataatagtaataaaataatgtttccagTCTTTGTGATCTTCCAATTAAACAGGCAGACTGACTCCATAAGTGGCATATTGGTAAATTTTTGCTCCACCAATTTATTTTAGAGGGAAGGTGCTCACATGCAAGTTTGCTTGCTGTTACTGTTTGCTGATTGCGGAGCATATTAAGTAAGGTGTAGAGTACTGCCCCAGTTAATTTAACTAGTGGCAGAGTTACTTCCAAGGGGAATCCTGTGCTGGTAGTCagggaagaagaggtcagtattaaTGCCCTCATCTTTCTTAAGGTAACTGgagtttttaacaatatttagTAATATCTGTTCAGGCTTCTTGTTCATACAGAAAAACAAACTATCatttaactttcttctttttcatagaCTCGCTAGCCTCTCAGCCATTGGATTTAAGCTACTGTACACATTTTGTTCCATAAATCTTTTCTCATTATCGTTGCATTTCATTTTATGGATGAAGATCAGGTTGAAAACTTCCCAGTTGAATGGTGAGGTGTGTGTCCATGATCTTGtagaatttcctccaaaaatgtacaaatattcttctGCCGATTACAGCGCGCCATAAGACTGAAACGACGTAACCTCGGAATATCTGCTGTAACCCGGAAcagattttttgatgaatatatttgagaagCACTGTAAGCTTGGAACAACATAAGCCAAGACCgacgtaacctggggactgcctataatgATGGCCCTACTATGTCCCAGGATGCTTTGCATAAATCAGGCCAGCTTTGGGTTGATCAGAAAGTCTTGAGGTGCTACTACGATAAGCCATACTGCTCATATCAATACCAGGACGACTCTGGTGACATTAACAGGAATCAGAGTGATTGAAATTATTGAGGACATTAATGCATGGTGGCAGGTTGGCACCAAcagcaaaaaagttaagtataccttagttttaccagaccactgagctgattaatagctctcctagggctggccctaggattagacttattttacgtggctaagaaccaattggttacttagcaacgggacctacagcttactgtggaatccgaaccacattataacgagaaatgaatttctatcaccagaaataaattcctctaattcttcattagacggccggagactcgaactcgggcctagcgagtgctagtccacaactcGATCGACTCGTCTAACGAGGAACTATGCACCAACAGCAGAAATATAAGTAATTTGACTTGTAGTATAAGGAAGTGTTATTAATGAAGATGTTGCGCTGAACGACcctgtaggtcccagtgcttgacttcaagctaaatcacatattccattccTGATGGAGATGTTAGCAGGAAAAGTGGAGCTTGCTTCACATAATTTGACTGTCATCTGTTCCTTGTGAGGGAGGTCAACATTATTACGAGAAGTATTTTGATGTCtttatgtgatttttatgtgCATGGACGGCAGAGTGTTAGGAAGTGATGCAGACTGCCCGTAACTTACGACTGGCTAATGTTCCCGCTGACACTTTGCTAGTTGCAAAATGTAATTTTCAGGTTTTgcacacactgtatatactgtactatggATGCATCTATCTACTGTGTGGTCTTTATTCAAGATGTCACGAGATGTATATCTTGCTGTTATCCAACTTGTATATATTGTTTTACTATATTTCAGCAATGTGATTCCTTCACAGGgtaaatattatttcattgtgTGGTTGCCAAGGTGTGTAGTCTTTGAGTGTGGAACAGTCTGCTCATTATCCCTTTGTATATCATACAGCTTCTGAATTATTGGGTTGATGTTCAGGTCAACCTTGTGAGTGTGTGCACTTGATCAAATCCATTAAGACGAAGATCAGTCGGCTGGTCCTGACAATTATGGAGGCAGGGTATGGGTGAAGAGTAGCTGACGGCCTTAAGTGTCACATTAGAAAATTGTAGATACTGAAATGACTGTTGGAATTGAAATGGTGAAAGTTCAGACCAAATTGATCCAAGTTCTCTGCTTAAATGgccctttcattttccttttttttgcaaTGCATCCCAGTGCCTCATCTatctagattatttttctttttaatttttttatgaaatgatttaaTAAGACTGCTGAGTTACGTATATAGATTGCCCGTGTTTccttaaggaattttattttgtaattactaaGCAGAAATAGGGGGAAAAACATATTTAAGAGATACTGACAGCATTGTTGGAAGGTATCCCAAAGGGAGCAAATGAAAACTGAGGGGTAGGTTGTAGAGAACCTTTGGTGATGCTGTAGTGCGTCAGCCAAGATAGCAGGAGGAACCACCTTTTAGTGTTCCCTTGTTGTTCCTTTTGGGTGATAGAATGCAGGAACACAATACAGTACGTTAAACTCTTCTGCCTTCCTACTGTGATCTTGTTTATTCCTTGCTGTCGGTTACCAGTTATGATGACCTAATTATTTGTTGAAGGAAAATCTGAGCTTTAGATAAGAATATAATTGAAAGAAGAAGGAACTGGCATTAGCATAAACGTGTGTCTGAAGAAGTGGATGATTACATGGATGATTTAGAACTAAAGCAATGTAGTTTGTGTCAAGGTCAAATTGCTTGTGAACTTGGTGTTTTTGGTACATAAAGGTTGACAAATGAGGTTTTGGCAAATGAGGTCACTAGTTGACATACcagtactgtatttatttgttcttgCTGCTTACCAAGTCATCAACAGCAATATTGTACTTTACATGCTAAAGGTTGGACATGGGGAAAGCTTTTCATTTCCAATGGTcatcataaaacatttaaatttggGTTTCTGTTCATGGGGCTGACATATAATAAGATTCCTTAGCTCTTTTCGCCTTATGATCTCTGATAGAATTCCCATCTCATTCTCCATTAGGGCTTATTTCTATCCTTTCACATACATCTGGCCCTCTCCACTGGTTGGTGTTATGCTGCTTCCATACCTTCTACATTACTGTTTTGACTGGCAGTTTTTCTCAGTCTCATCACATGACCTGTCCATCTCAAATCTGTGATATCTCGGTTTTATTCCAGCCCTTTCCCTCAAAATACTCAAATGTTTAGGACTGGAAGTTGGCATTTATTGCTAGTTAAATGCTGATGGAATGGATGAATGTCCTTGATCTTTGGTCAGTGCTCTTGCATAGATAAGAGGTGCCAAGGTAGCAAACTCTGCTAACTAAATTAAAGACTGGTGTTGGAGAGTAATAATTTGAAATGTTAAGATTTACAGTGAATTACAATCACTACATATAAAACTAACTTTATCATTGGCTTCCAGGCCTCTTTGTGACTTCGGAGACAACTTTGAATGACAAACTGCTGTTGCATTTTCAGTTGACTGGTTGAGTGAAATCTTTTGATAATTGCTGTGATGTCTTTGGATAAATGATTGCATGTGTCTCCAAAGTTTAAAGGCAAATAATTTCAATGGGCTAATAGTTAGATACTGATATTCCAGTTATCAAGTGAGAATTGCTGAcgattttgcttatttttttccttattgtgtCAATTTTACATGAGGTTGTCAATTGATGGGGTCAGAGACACAAAgttctttttgctttcttttccctCGTGAACTTTCTTCCTGAATCCTTATTTGGTTGACGTCTTTTCACAAATTCTCAACTGGTTGAAGTCCTTATCTATGTCCTTCCTTctacaacttcttcttcttcttctttcaacttgatcagtcccactgtatagcagggtctgctgctcgagtcaactttctccatcaaaTTCTATTCCCTGAaccttcttcccccagtcccacctcacccatatccctccttgccacatccatccatctgatccgctgacaccccacactcctcttcctccctatcactggcatgttcttagctctcttgattggttccacctcctctcttcttattacttgGCCATAGTATCTTAGACGaccttccctagccttctcctccTACAACTTCCATATTCACAATTTCTCCAACTGagtgttcctctttccttcccgTCACATGATGAAACCACCTTGGTCATCGAGATCTTGTGGTGTTCCTTGGTTTTATCACTGATTTGAATGGGGGTTTTAAAGGTATGGTGCTTCAGTGGCACTGTGTACAAGTGTGGTTTTTGAAATGCCCTTTTTCACTTTGCTGTTTAACATCTTTAAcatccgtaggggggtagtgttgTAAGTGCaccgatgcactgtaggcattacttaaggttctttgcagcgtcccttcagctcctagttgcatcccctttcattccctttactgtacctccgttcaccctctcctagcaattgtttcatagtgcaactgcgaggttttactcctgttacacctttcaaaccttttactgtcaatttctgtttcagcgctgaatgaccacctAATGATAAGGAGAGCTGGTGGTGGAACCAAGATACTCAAGATAAGGTAAAAAGGAAACGAGAAGCAAGGATAATATATGAAAGGGATGAatctgtggaaaatgaaatggcttggGAAATcgcaaataaagaagcaaaaagggcTGTGGCAAGGCAAAAGCAGAAGGAATAAATGAGATGTATGAGAAAGTAGAAACATCAGAGCGTCAGAAGATGATATACAATatagcaaaaagaagagatagagcaACTAAAGATCTGACGCACATCAAGAGCAGATCAAGGATcgaaatggaagagttttgtcAAGGGAAGAATGTAaaagagcaagatggaaggaacattttgagAAGCTATTAAACGAAGAGAACCCCAGAAGACTAAGAGAAGGACACCCACGAGTAAAAGCAGTTCCAGATATCAccagagaagaaatgaagagagcacttgacaaaatgaaaaatggaaaggctgTTGGACGTGATGGTATACCAGTTGAGGTGTGGAAATGCTTGGGAGGAGATGGGGTTGATATACTCTGGGACCTCTTTTCAAAAGTCCACCGCTAAGAAAAAATGGCGGACAGCTGGAGAAATAGTATTATGGTCCCAATATATAAGTGAAAGGGGGATATACAAGACTGCACAAATTACAGAGGGATAAAATAGATATCTCATACCATGAAGATATATGAACGAATTACAGAGAAAAGAACAAGGAATGAAACAGCAATAAATGAAGAACAGTTTATGCCGGGAAAGGGTACAGTAGCTGCAATTTTTGCACTAAggcaagcaatggaaaaacatgcagaaagacACAGAGATCTACATCTAGTATTTACTGATCTGGGGAAGGCATATGATCGGgtacctaggcaagaagtgtggagttGTATGAGAGAGAAGGGTGCTTCAGAAAAGTATGTTAAAGTAGTCCAGGATATGTATGCAGAGGTTATCACTCGGGTAAGgagcactgtgggaacaacagaaaagtttagtgtaagagttggtttacatcaaggttcaactctcagtccctgcatctttgaccttgtgatggatgttattacaccagatgtcagagaagaagtcccgtggagtgtgatgtttgctgatgatgatgttttgGTGGACCTGACTAGAGAAGGGGTGGAGATAAAACTAGAGATGTGGAAACAAGCACTTGAAGATCGAGGTTTAAGGATAAGCAGAGCTAAGACAGAATATctgtggatgggaggggaaggaaaacagggtgcagttaaattaggtttagacgacatcaagagggttaccactttcaagtaccttgggtcctgtatgatggatgatggtggcatggactcagaaataaaccacaggatacAGTGTACTTGGATGAATTGGAAGAGACCGTCGGGAATATTGTGCgacaagaggattagtgcaagagtataaggaaggttttataaaagtgtagttagaccagcgATGGTGTATGGGGCTGAGACGTGGGCAATCAAGAAtgctcaagaaaggaagttggaagtggcagagatgaggatgttgagacgGATGTGTGGGGTCacgagaaaggataggatcagaaacgATTATATTAGAGGGATAttcaaagtggtagaagtgtcaaagaagattcagcaaagaagattgcagtggtttggtcatgtcatgcggagagaggaggatcatgtgtgtgtgtagaagggtcatggacatggaggtggttgggaggaggaggaggaggaggggaaggccaagattcagatggaaagataacgcagcaaatgacatgcgggaaaaagggttaagaaaACAGGATATGCAAGATAGAGGAAGATAGAGAAGGCTTACACGGAACAGCGACCCTATATACTgtagagatgggtaaaggctgaagacaaagaaggagACTAGTGATGATAGGTCTAGCTAAACCGCTATATTGCCAGCCTTTTGCaaaaatctttcttcttcttcttcttcttcttcttcttcttcttcttcttcttcttcttcttcttcttcttcttcttcttcttcttcttcttcttcttcttcttcttcttcttcttcttcttcttcttattattattattattattattattattattattattattcagaagatgaaccctattcgtatggaagaaGCCCTCAGGCGccacggacttgaaattcaagcttccaaagtatacgGTGTTCagtcgaaagaagtaacagaaggtaaagggaaacacagaaagaggagatcacttattagaaaaacaggtaagttaataaattaataaataaatagataaaaatataaggaaattattaacatacaaaacttctgaggttccaactgcacgtTCCACAATCCaccggtgtgaggaatgaaggacctctggaactgagaagttcgacagcgaggcacatttactgcatattggtgcttaaGCTCTTCagagaatctggttgctctctctcggcaggaaaaggggatcagggatcaactgtgaacgtgaaagatctcttaaaatacaacttatgaaaaattgacaaacaaaagaccatccgtcgatggtccaagtcataactgataatattaggaaacagaaacctaccaccacgaaccacgcTTTCTAAAAGAGATAATtccctggcagaagcagacatccacaccatagaacagtattctagtaagggAAGGACGAATTACCACTTATATAGTGGtctaaaaataagattttctacAACTTatgagagcacagggagaatagaaattggcctgtagttccTGCAGTCTGCAGATGTGCCACTCTTCGGAACAGGCACCGCATTACTAGACTTGCTTTCacccacaaagatactacgttgacataaaaacctatagaatctactaatcttgggagacaacgcactggaaacccttttttttaaaaaaaggtaagaaaccatcaggatcttcaccaCCGCAGCTATAAAGATTATCAAgagttttcttaacatccctggagcaaaatgcaaattttgtaagaataggttcaggatgacaagtatcaaggagagggacatcctcagctgattgcttagcttcaaaagctcgaagaagtagttcagccttttccctagggccggTAACAAATCTACCATCGTctattagtagtggtggaatggaagatgacccagacccaaagatagatggatgccaatttggtccaccaaagatgaggctgagtaattccttcaagtgtccccttcaaggaattattgtcatttttctcgGCGAGACTCAGACGTGATGTGAAGTTAGCTCGTGCTGGTGTGAGCATCCCAGGAAAAAGTGAATATATTCAGCTTCAATTTAAAACGACACCAAACACAGTATCTTACTAAGAAACGTAACTTGACAGAAAGCAATAAAAGTTAAGTTGGGAAGAGTGTGACAGAACCCAGGAGTCTGGCGTGATCTACATGGGGTCATGACAACACCAGAGTGACTTATAAgggaatatttatgagatttcatAAGACCTATGATAAATACGGCAGGCCCATAAACGTTAAGGTTAACATGAAAACTAATTCTGTAATGGTTTGCAACAACGACAAAGATCAAGAACGCATAGGACTGCCTATACAcaacttcaaacttttttttacaacatGCCTAAGCACTTGAAATTCGGTtattataagttgccaatacacgatatgaaaCTGCAACCTCCATTTTTGAAGAGGGTTCTTCATTCTGGTTATTTTGAATCTCATAAACACTATTCgcaaatgataagtaaaaaattaatcaaattacgaatGATAGGGTAAGACAATACGGGCCGCCCCCTCCATAgataatacggcaaaactgtaaccagtaaacacccaccCCTAGGTTGCGTTAGGTTGGTGTTATTGGGCTGTTTTAGTACCCTGTCATTTCCTAGCcacttttgcatgaaaaacccaaaatggtttttcatgcaaaattggctgcctggagtcttattggcaacttattaAATTTTACCGGTTACTCtacagtaaaatcaaatatcttGCATAGGCCTAACGTTCGCTTGTCAGTGCATCCATTCTCGTAGTTAGCgtcattaaagattatttttccaaTTTACGGACGAAGATTTGACTTTGGTATCACAATAAAGCTATTTCATgttcatgaaatgaaatctaCTTGGAATACAGTTTGAATGAAAGGAAATCTATGATCGGAACAGTTTGTGGTCATAGGGCAACTTTCGAGATGTCTGATGACCACTTGCACCAGATAAGGTCAAATGGAGACGTTCGAGATACGACATTATTCGTGCTCGCACTTTTTCAGAGCTGAGCATTTCAAAGATAATCAAGCTTATCCTCAACGGCTAATGTCGAACGCTACGATCACTAGCCAtgcttatttcattgtttttttctgtataaagaatttttatgttaaatttagctACAGTTGGAAAATAAtcgttaatttttaatattttactcaagaagtcttatttctctatttaattttaataaagaaagagaaatcgCTTgacaaatgaaatgtaaaaagcGAGAAAAGAGTCAAGAGACAAAAGCAAAGGTTTCGTCCTTCCATCAGGGAGGAATCCCAGCACAGAAGTCAAAAGACTTggccacccctccccccaaaaaaaatgagTGGCGTTTGAGAAAACCAGAACTATTTAGTCACTGTCACATTCCTGTATTAGCGACAATATCAGATATAACTTTTCTGTGCAAAAACTTTCCTAGCATCGCGGCTCCTTCATAAAAATGTCAAGATGGCTCATTGGCGGCACATTAACCCATCTCACAAATAATGCACCATTGAGCTTACTAGATAGCACAAATGAGGTTGATGATTGGTTTAGATGAATACTACAATCTTATGCCAGCATGAGCTCTTGCTCAAAGACAGTCTGTAGGGACTGTAAGACTGAAGGGAAAAAGAGGTCTGGTCTGGTCCTGTGGACTCTTAAACATACTGAGACTTCAAATGAgggtattttgttattataaaacaAAGTCATGGcgtgaaaaacaataaaaatgaaacatattctTCTCTGTGGCTTTAACAATTATGTTGGGAAGGACAGTAAAGATGTGACAGTGAAATAACCACAATCATAGCACGGTTATGGATGTGCAAAAGtaataaacttcaaaatatatcTATGAATGCTTTGTCTCGTCAATACCATGACCTAGATATTATCAGTAAcctataaaaacagtaaaatattcgccgaagcttcttcgatgcaatcgagttttctgtacagtgcataatgctgTGTGATTCTCTcagtctcagccacggcccatcaacctctcagccgcggcccatgaagctttcagccacggcccggttctggcctgttttgttggcacctatatcgttgccagacgcatgatcatggttaactttaacattaaaaaaaataaaaactactggggctagagggctgcaatttggtatgtttgatgattggagggcggatgatcaacataccaatttccagccgtccagcctcagtagtttttaacatcccagggcggacagaaaaagtgcagatggacagacagacagccatctctataatagttttcttttactggaaacTAAAATCTATTCATTCATTAGCTTTGAATGAGGTAGAGCACAGGGTAAATAAATAAGGCCTTATTTGTCAGTTCATATAAGCACAGAGGCTGTAGGGATTGACACCTTATACCCTCTTCTTGCCCAGACatgaggaaagtaataaaaagcAGAGGAAAATAGAAGGGGGGCAGGGTTGGGTCTATACACCAAGTATATTTGTCACAGCcacagtgacctttgaccttcttcactacaagccttgaatccggATGGAAAATAAGTGAAGAAACCTTTCCTTCCATGTTATATTTTGACTTCGTGACCACTGACAGGTGGATTAAATGGTACCTCACTCATACCGTTATGTTCAGGTTCGAATCCCACGATGAAAGGAGTGGGattcttcatttgtttcccaTTTGGATTCAAGGTTTGTAGTAATAAGTGTGTCTAAAATGCCGGAGTCACTCGAGAAGTTACTGGGGCCatcacaaatgcatatatatatatatatatatatatatatatatatatatatatatatatatatatatatctagtgagtgaaaaatattcatatggatTAGCGCTGTATGGGAGTACGATATcagtaaaaacattttcatttaacctGTGATATCAAATACTCTCTCGGCGTCTTTGTAATGTACCGAAGCGTGATTGTAAATGAAAACATCCTTCAGAAACTTTTGTTCAGTCACTACAAGTTGCTCTCCTTTGCTGAGAGTGACAATCAACTGGACGCCCACGCCCTCTCTGGAATGGCAGATTAATAAATGCCTTTAGCATCTCTTTATCCTTGAGACTTCCTCTATTTTTACCCCTTTATCGGGAAAGAGGTCCTTAAAGCTGGGTATATACCGTAAGACGGAGGTTTTGTAAAGCCACTTTAAGCCCACGGGCCCGAtggattcaaaacaaaaacacaaaatcatagataaatttaaaataaatatggcgGCATTGTCAACAACACAACTCCATATTTGGCGCTGCCCACACATGTTCTCTTGGCTCCCCCCTCCCACGAAACCCTACCCTCCCCCCTACCCCAACGATGGATTTGACCTCTAGTTCGGGTTGCCCTTAGGTCCGTTTTCAATTATCAtctatttttttcgtttcttccGTTGGCGATGAATTTACGACAGGATATACTGGTCTTTAACGGAGAGGAGAATAAGGGTTTCTGTTGGTCTAATCATTACGTTCACCCTTATAAGGTTCAATGCCATAGTAGTTTTGTCAGGTACTACTCGACTTACTATTGGTAAGAATCTAgatttcttatttctgtatcgAACGAAACTATTGGACTCGATCTAAAACTGCTTTGGCTCTCTGGGAAAGCGTTTCAAAGATTCAATTCGGTAAAAGTGATCTCAATTCGCGCTTAGAATCCTAGGCCTATATGTTGGACATTTAACGCTACACATTTAGACGAATGGTAACAACTGccgattacatatatatgtttttttacgaAGTCATAAAACTGCTCTTTAGATAGTTTAAGGATCCTgctttgaggatttttttttttaatttgatccttgttttcctaaaatatattCAGAGAAGGAACATGACTTCTCGCTCGAGATCAACTCACCGTGGGCAGGTGATGTTGGTGAACAAAGTCCACACCCACTCGGAGAAGCAAAGtcatcttcctttcttcttatAGAATTGTTCGCTTTTAATtctctacatttaaaaaaaagaaatagacgAAGGCATTCCTAGCTTTGAATAGGCGGTCGCTGAAGCATCGTCTGTCGTGTATAATTAGAGAAAAGTATATTCAAAAACTCCAGAATGCGAAATCTTCCATGGTCAAGAGGGTTCCTTCCTGCTCGGTTCTTTCTGATACATTTCGGCGGGTCCCAAATAGCATCGAGCTATTACATTCTCATTTCATCTGAGTATTTGCGTCGCCATTTCCCTCGTCCAGGCAGTTTGTTTAGCATTCAGTCAACGAAGTACCCGCGATGAACTTACCAGCGAGAGGTTAGGTTAAAAAGAAGCATCGTTTTCCCGGCTGGCGGAAAGAACAAGAGACGAAGCGAACGAAACTCAGAGGAAAACGTCTTCGGGGCCGAGTAGGATGAACGCCGAACGTCGGACGGAGGAGATTCTCGATTCCCGAGAGAGAACTGAGAAGCTCAGTGTCCACTCTTCTTCGGTGTCCGTAAGAACGGCCGCGTGTGTGACTCAGCGTACAAACTCTCAGGTAAACGCCATTCTTGAATCGTCCGGACAAAACGATCGCCTCTTTCTCGTCCCGTAATATCGATCTAACGCGGGGGATGTTCGACGATTAAGATCGTTacccttttttaatttctttctcgaAC
It encodes:
- the LOC136855768 gene encoding uncharacterized protein, which encodes MKIYERITEKRTRNETAINEEQFMPGKGTVAAIFALRQAMEKHAERHRDLHLVFTDLGKAYDRVPRQEVWSYVREEVPWSVMFADDDVLVDLTREGVEIKLEMWKQALEDRGLRISRAKTEYLWMGGEGKQGAVKLGLDDIKRVTTFKYLGSCMMDDGGMDSEINHRIQCTWMNWKRPSGILCDKRISARV